The following proteins come from a genomic window of Pseudomonas syringae:
- a CDS encoding amidase, giving the protein MIDTGSHSVTRDACAMADDFAQGRSDPLHVLDQALQQATQVDHVFISMSVERARREAEASTARWKHGQPLSPFDGVPIAWKDLFDVAGSVTTAGAALRSNLSPALLDAPSVALLARAGMISLGKTNLSEFAYSGLGLNPHFGTPLNPLSDAVPRIPGGSSSGSAVAVASGIVPIAMGTDTAGSVRIPAAFNGLVGFRSTSRRYSRDGVFPLALTLDSVGPLTRSVRDALVIDDLLCARSKPTSLLPRSLAGQRFLVDQAVLDDERIAPAVRENLLRAIDALRAGGALVELRPCQAFQAALQLIQHHGWLGAAEAFALHQPLLDSDAASQLDPRVRKRLEAARHMPASLLVNLYSARETLQEQLTLELDGALLITPSVAHVAPPLAPLLADDELFIQTNLATLRLTMPGSLLNMPGVSLPSGFDAAGLPTGLLLSAPAGEDARLLRAALAVESLLKP; this is encoded by the coding sequence ATGATCGATACCGGGAGTCACAGTGTTACCCGTGATGCCTGCGCAATGGCCGATGACTTTGCACAGGGTCGCAGTGATCCTCTGCACGTGCTGGATCAGGCTTTGCAACAGGCGACGCAGGTCGATCACGTGTTCATCTCCATGAGCGTCGAGCGCGCGCGCCGCGAAGCCGAAGCCTCTACTGCCCGCTGGAAACACGGCCAGCCCCTGAGTCCTTTTGACGGCGTGCCCATTGCCTGGAAGGATCTGTTCGACGTCGCCGGGTCTGTCACTACCGCAGGTGCTGCGCTGCGTAGCAATCTTTCGCCTGCCTTGCTCGACGCCCCCAGCGTCGCCTTGCTGGCGCGCGCGGGCATGATCAGCCTGGGCAAGACCAATCTCAGTGAATTCGCCTACTCCGGGCTCGGCCTGAATCCGCATTTCGGCACGCCGCTCAACCCGCTGAGCGATGCCGTACCGCGCATTCCGGGTGGTTCTTCTTCGGGTTCTGCAGTGGCGGTCGCGTCAGGCATCGTGCCGATTGCGATGGGTACCGATACCGCCGGGTCCGTTCGTATTCCGGCAGCGTTCAACGGGCTGGTCGGGTTTCGCAGCACCAGTCGCCGTTACAGCCGTGACGGGGTATTTCCACTGGCACTGACGCTCGACAGTGTCGGCCCGTTGACCCGCAGCGTGCGGGATGCGTTGGTCATTGATGACTTGCTCTGCGCGCGCAGCAAACCGACCTCGCTGCTACCGCGTAGCCTGGCGGGTCAGCGTTTTCTGGTCGATCAGGCGGTACTGGACGACGAGCGCATTGCGCCTGCGGTTCGCGAAAACCTGCTGCGCGCCATTGACGCGTTACGCGCTGGCGGCGCGCTCGTCGAGTTGCGCCCCTGCCAGGCCTTTCAGGCCGCTTTGCAACTGATTCAGCACCACGGCTGGCTGGGTGCAGCCGAGGCATTCGCCCTGCACCAGCCATTGCTCGACAGCGACGCGGCCAGTCAGCTCGACCCTCGGGTACGCAAACGTCTGGAGGCTGCGCGGCATATGCCTGCCAGTCTGCTGGTCAACCTGTACAGCGCTCGCGAAACGTTACAAGAGCAACTGACCCTCGAACTCGATGGCGCACTGCTGATCACTCCCAGTGTTGCCCACGTCGCTCCGCCGCTGGCGCCGTTGCTGGCCGATGACGAACTGTTCATTCAGACCAACCTTGCGACGCTGCGCCTGACCATGCCTGGCAGCCTGCTGAACATGCCCGGCGTTTCGTTGCCCAGCGGATTCGACGCGGCAGGCCTGCCCACTGGCTTGTTGCTCAGCGCTCCAGCGGGGGAGGACGCCCGTCTGTTGCGCGCGGCGCTGGCGGTGGAATCGCTGCTCAAACCTTGA
- a CDS encoding polysaccharide deacetylase family protein, whose product MAKEILCAFGVDVDAVAGWLGSYGGEDSPDDISRGLFAGEVGAPRLLKLFERYGLRTTWFIPGHSMETFPEQMKAVADAGHEIGVHGYSHENPIAMTPEQEEIVLDKSIDLITQMTGKRPTGYVAPWWEFSNVTNELLLKKGIKYDHSLMHNDFHPYYVRVGDKWTKIDYSQHPDTWMKPLVRGEETDLVEIPANWYLDDLPPMMFIKKAPNSHGFVNPRHLEEMWRDQFDWVYREHEHAVFTMTIHPDVSGRPQVLLMLERLIEHIQSHAGVKFVTFDEIADDFVRRNPRTR is encoded by the coding sequence ATGGCCAAAGAAATTCTGTGTGCGTTTGGGGTGGATGTCGATGCCGTCGCGGGCTGGCTCGGCTCGTATGGCGGTGAGGATTCGCCGGACGACATCTCACGCGGGCTGTTCGCCGGTGAGGTCGGTGCGCCACGTCTGCTCAAGCTGTTCGAACGTTACGGCCTGCGCACCACCTGGTTCATTCCGGGGCACTCGATGGAAACCTTTCCCGAGCAGATGAAAGCCGTGGCGGACGCCGGGCATGAAATCGGTGTGCATGGTTACAGCCATGAAAACCCGATTGCCATGACCCCGGAGCAGGAAGAGATCGTTCTCGACAAGTCCATCGACCTGATCACGCAAATGACCGGCAAGCGCCCGACCGGCTACGTCGCGCCTTGGTGGGAGTTCAGCAACGTCACCAACGAGCTGCTGCTCAAGAAAGGCATCAAGTACGACCACAGCCTGATGCACAACGACTTTCATCCTTACTACGTTCGCGTAGGGGACAAGTGGACCAAGATCGATTACAGCCAGCACCCGGACACCTGGATGAAACCGCTGGTGCGCGGTGAAGAAACCGATTTGGTGGAGATCCCCGCCAACTGGTACCTCGACGATCTGCCGCCCATGATGTTCATCAAGAAAGCGCCGAACAGCCACGGGTTCGTCAACCCGCGGCACCTGGAAGAAATGTGGCGCGACCAGTTCGACTGGGTCTATCGCGAACACGAACACGCAGTCTTCACCATGACCATTCACCCGGACGTGTCTGGTCGCCCGCAAGTGCTGCTGATGCTGGAGCGCTTGATCGAGCACATTCAAAGCCATGCTGGCGTCAAGTTCGTCACTTTCGACGAGATTGCCGACGACTTCGTGCGTCGCAATCCCCGTACCCGCTGA
- a CDS encoding SDR family NAD(P)-dependent oxidoreductase, with product MIRKVAMVTGAASGIGQALAVAFARQGVAVAGGYYPADPHDPEQTRQLVEAAGGECLMLPVDVTFTESVDDLAVQAIKTFGRIDYAVANAGLLRRAPLLEMTDQRWNEMLDVDLTGVMRTFRAAVRHMGEGGALVAISSIAGGVYGWQDHSHYAAAKAGVPGLCRSLAVELASKGIRCNAVIPGLIETPQSLDSQNSLGPEGLAQAAKAIPLGRVGRADEVAALVRFLCSDEASYLTGQSIVIDGGLTVRWPG from the coding sequence ATGATTCGTAAAGTTGCAATGGTAACCGGTGCCGCCAGCGGCATCGGTCAGGCGCTGGCGGTGGCCTTCGCCCGCCAGGGTGTTGCAGTGGCAGGCGGTTATTACCCGGCTGACCCGCATGACCCTGAGCAAACCCGCCAGTTGGTGGAGGCGGCGGGCGGCGAATGTTTGATGCTGCCAGTGGACGTGACCTTCACCGAGTCAGTCGATGACCTGGCCGTGCAGGCAATCAAGACGTTTGGCCGCATCGATTACGCGGTGGCCAATGCCGGGTTGCTGCGGCGGGCACCGTTGCTGGAAATGACGGACCAGCGCTGGAACGAGATGCTCGACGTGGACCTGACCGGCGTGATGCGTACTTTTCGCGCAGCGGTCCGGCACATGGGCGAGGGCGGCGCGCTGGTGGCGATTTCTTCGATAGCCGGCGGAGTTTACGGCTGGCAGGACCATTCCCATTACGCTGCGGCCAAGGCTGGCGTGCCGGGTCTGTGTCGTTCACTGGCGGTGGAACTGGCGTCGAAAGGCATCCGCTGTAACGCGGTGATTCCCGGCCTGATCGAGACGCCGCAGTCGCTGGACAGCCAGAACTCGCTTGGGCCGGAAGGTCTCGCACAGGCAGCCAAAGCCATCCCGTTGGGCCGCGTCGGCCGGGCGGACGAAGTTGCTGCACTGGTGCGCTTTCTGTGCAGTGACGAGGCCAGTTACCTGACCGGGCAAAGCATCGTGATCGACGGCGGCCTGACCGTGCGCTGGCCGGGGTAG
- a CDS encoding MFS transporter: protein MSIYNKLDLTGWKPEQLTPDQVRFATWIAFFAWVFAVYDFILFGTLLPEIGRHFSWSEVEQAEIATWVAVGTAVVALAIGPLVDRLGRRVGIIFTVSGSAICSALTAIGGSWGKSPLILIRSLGGLGYAEETVNATYLSEIYAASDDPRLAKRRGFIYSLVQGGWPVGALIAAGLTAVLLPIIGWQGCFVFAAIPAIIIAIMARKLKESPQFQIHQRITQLRKKGDVSQAQAVAQTYGVDYDEHSKAGFSAAFRGSSLRATLVIGAAILLNWAAIQVFSVLGTTVIVSVHHISFENSLIILVLSNLVGYCGYLCHGWMGDRIGRRNVIGLGWMLGGLAFAGMLYGPSSMVMVVGLYSLGLFFLIGPYSAALFFISESFPTSIRATGGAIIHAMGPLGAVVAGFGATSVLSAGGDWQTSALYFGAVPCFLSGALMFAAKHVRPETVK from the coding sequence ATGTCCATTTACAACAAGCTCGACCTGACCGGCTGGAAACCTGAGCAACTGACTCCGGATCAAGTACGGTTCGCCACATGGATTGCGTTTTTCGCGTGGGTGTTTGCGGTATATGACTTCATTCTGTTTGGCACGCTGCTACCGGAAATCGGTCGGCATTTCAGCTGGAGTGAGGTCGAACAGGCCGAAATCGCGACCTGGGTCGCGGTTGGCACGGCGGTGGTGGCTCTGGCCATCGGCCCGCTGGTAGATCGCCTGGGACGGCGCGTGGGTATCATTTTTACCGTGAGCGGTTCGGCGATCTGCTCGGCGCTCACGGCCATCGGTGGATCGTGGGGTAAATCGCCATTGATCCTGATTCGTTCACTGGGCGGTCTGGGTTATGCAGAAGAAACGGTCAACGCGACCTATCTGAGCGAAATCTACGCGGCTTCGGATGACCCGCGACTGGCCAAGCGTCGTGGCTTCATCTACAGCCTGGTGCAAGGTGGCTGGCCGGTCGGTGCGTTGATCGCCGCCGGTCTGACGGCGGTCTTGCTGCCGATCATCGGCTGGCAGGGGTGCTTCGTGTTCGCGGCCATCCCGGCCATCATCATTGCGATCATGGCACGCAAGCTCAAGGAGAGCCCGCAGTTCCAGATCCACCAGCGCATCACTCAACTGCGCAAGAAAGGTGACGTCAGTCAGGCACAAGCCGTGGCGCAAACGTATGGGGTCGATTACGACGAGCACAGCAAGGCCGGTTTCAGCGCTGCCTTCAGAGGTTCTTCGCTCCGCGCCACGCTGGTGATCGGTGCCGCGATCCTGCTCAACTGGGCCGCGATCCAGGTGTTCAGCGTGCTGGGCACAACGGTGATCGTCAGCGTTCACCACATCTCGTTTGAAAACTCGCTGATCATTCTGGTGCTGTCCAACCTGGTGGGTTATTGCGGTTACCTGTGCCATGGCTGGATGGGCGACCGGATCGGTCGTCGCAATGTGATCGGTCTTGGCTGGATGCTCGGCGGTCTGGCCTTCGCCGGCATGCTCTACGGGCCAAGCAGCATGGTGATGGTGGTGGGGCTTTACAGCCTGGGGCTGTTCTTCCTGATCGGGCCTTACTCGGCGGCGCTGTTCTTCATCAGCGAAAGCTTCCCGACCAGCATCCGTGCCACCGGTGGCGCAATCATTCATGCCATGGGGCCTCTTGGCGCCGTGGTGGCAGGTTTCGGTGCCACGTCAGTACTGAGCGCTGGCGGCGACTGGCAGACGTCGGCGCTGTACTTCGGTGCCGTGCCTTGCTTCCTGTCGGGTGCGCTGATGTTCGCCGCTAAACACGTGCGACCTGAAACCGTGAAATAA